Sequence from the Halobaculum rubrum genome:
CGAGGGCGGGTTCGTCCGCGTCGTCGACCGCAACGGCATCGTGGTGATGGCGGACGACTCCGACGCGATCAGCCAGTCGTACCTCGGCGCCACCGGCGACTCGTTCCAGTACGCGCTCGACGGCAACGACGTCGTCACCGAGGACGCCGCGGTCGAGGACGCGCTGAACCGCGACCTCGTCGTCTCGTACGCCCGCGTCCCGGGTACGTCGTGGGTGATGGCCGTGCACGTCCCGGCCGACGGGGCGTACGCGGTCGCCGACGGGGTCCGACAGAACATTCTCCTGCTTGTCGCCACCGCCCTCGCCGGGTTCGTGGTCGCGGGCGTGCTCATCGCCAAGCCGACCGGCGACGCGCTCGACGACCTCAGCGACCGCGCCAGAGCGCTGGGGGCTGGCGATCTCGACGTGTCCGTTTCGACGAGCCGGGTCGACGAGATCGGCACGCTGTACGGCTCCTTCGGCGACATGCGCGACGACCTGTCCGATCGGATCGAGCAGGCGCGAACGGAACGCGAACGGGCGGCCGACGCGAAGGCGGAGGCGGAGGCGCTGGCCGAGTCCCTGGAGCGCCGCGCGAGCGAGTACGGCGACGCGATGGCGCGGTGTGCCGACGGCGACCTCACGGTCAGGCTCGACGAGGACGCGGACAACGATGCGCTCGAGGAGATCGCCCGCGCGTTCAACCGGATGGTCGACGATCTCGAGGACACCGTCGGCACGGTTCGCGCGTTCGCCGACGAGACCGACGACCGCGCCGTGGCCGTCGCGGCCGGCGCCGACCAGATCGAGGACGCGAGCGCCTCGGTCAGCCGCGCGATGACCGACGTCGCCGACGCCAGCGACGAGCAGGCCGAGCGGCTGGACGAGGTCCGCGGCGAGATGAGCGGCCTCTCGGCGACCGTCGAGGAGATCGCCGCGACCGCCGCCGACGTGTCCTCGCTGTCGGCGGAGGCCGCCGACAGCGCCGACGAGGCGGGCGACGCTGCGGAGGACGCGCTCGAGGCGTTCACCGCGGTCGCGGATCGAACCGATCGGACCGCCGACGAGGTGGACCGCGTCGCCGACGAGATGGACGAGATCACCGAGGTGGTCGACCTGATCGACGGGATCGCCGAGCAGACCAACCTCCTCGCGCTCAACGCGTCGATCGAGGCCGCCAGGGCCGGCGAGGAGGGCGACGGCTTCGCGGTCGTCGCCGACGAGGTGAAGGCGCTCGCCGAGGAGACGAGCGACGCGACCGACGAGATCGCCGCCCGGATCGAGACGCTGCGGGAGGCGTCGACGGCGGCCGCCGACGACATGGCGGCGACCGAGGAGGTCGTCGACGACGGCGTCGAGGTCGTCGAGGAGGCGCTCGACGCCGTGGAGACGGTCGGCGAACGGATCGACGACGCGAACGACGGCGTCGAGTCGATCGACGCGGCCACCGACGACCAGGCGGCGACCACCGAGGAGGTCGTGACGATGGCCGAGGAGGTGGCGGAGATCGGCGAGCGCACCAGCACCGACGTCGACAGCGCCGCCGCGTCGGCCGAGGAACAGACGGCCGCCGTCGCCGAGGTGAGCGAGTCCGCCGAGACGCTCTCCGACCGTGTCGAGGAGCTCCGCGAGGTCGTCGCCCGCTTCGACGTCTCCGACGACGCGAACGCCGGAGCCGTCTCCCAGGCCGCCGACGACGTTGGGGTCGCCGTCGAGATCGGCGACGACGACGCGGGCGACTCCGACGTCGCGATGGCGGACGGCGACGGCTTCGAGTACGTCGCCGACCGGCGCGGCTCCCCCGGCGACGACTGACCGCGGTCCGCCCCGCACTCGGGAGGTTTTTGCGTGGTGACGACCCACGACTGTCCGTGTCCGAGTTCCTCACGACCGGCAGTGACGCCGTCGACGACCTCCTGGGCGGCGGCATCGAGCGCGGCGTCGTCACCCAGCTGTACGGCCCGCCGGCGTCGGGGAAGACGAACCTCACGCTGACGGCGGCCGTCGAGGTCGCCGCCGCCGGCGGCTCGGTTCTCTACATCGACACCGAGGACCTCTCGATGACCCGCTTTCGCGACATCGCACAGGCACGCTCCGACGAGCCGGTCGAGCAGGTCGCCGGCAGGCTGGTCGTGAGCGAGGCGATGAGCTTCGCGGAGCAGGGGGAAGCGGTGAAGGACGCCTCGGAACTGGCCGACGGCGTCGACCTGATCGTCCTCGACTCCGCGACCGGGTTCTACCGGCTGGAGCGCACGGAGGACTCCCGCGGCGGCGAGTCCGTGCGGGAGGTCGCGCGCCACGTCACCCACCTGCTGTCGCTGGCGCGCAAGCACGACCTCGCGGTAGTGATCACGAACCAGGTGTTCACCGACCCCGACGCCGATCGTGACCGTCCACTGGGCGGTAACACCCTCGAACACTGGACGGGCGTCGTTCTCCGGCTGGAGCGCTTCCGCGGCGGCAACCGTCGGGCGACGCTGGAGAAACACCGCTCGCAGCCGGCGGGCGAGTCGGCACGCTTCCGGATAACCGACACCGGCGTCGAGGACGCCGACGAACGGTAGCGGGCGGGGACCGGGACGGACGACGGCGAGCCGAACGACGCTTCGTCGCCGCGGACGGCCGCGAGGAGCCGTGAGGTTCGATTCGAGCGATTCAAGTAGCCGCACGGGGTTTCATCTGCCATGAAAGACCAGAGCGGACGCAGGAAGCGGAAGCGGACCGGCGGCCGGCGACGCCCCTCCAGTAACAAGAAGCGACACGAACTCGGCCGCGAACCCGCCGAGACGACGGTCGGCGAGCCCCGGTTCCGCGTCATCGACTCGCGCGGAACGAACGAGAAGATCCGCGCGCTCTCGACGGACGTCGCGCAGGTCGCCACCGGCGACGAGACCGTCGAGGCCGAGATCGAGAACGTCGAGGAGAACCCCTCGAACGTGAACTACGTCCGCCGGAACATCATCACGAAGGGCGCCGTCATCGCCACCAGCGAGGGCGAGGCGCGCGTCACCTCCCGACCGGGCCAGACGGGCCAGGTCAACGCCGTTCTCGTCGAGTAACGTCGCCGACGCCGTTTTTCGGCAGTCCCTGTTTCGGGAGCGACCGCGCCCCTCAGCGGTATCGAGACCGACGTACATGCTGTCAACTAGGGCGACTTGCTGCACCTGACGCTGCCGAGGACACCGGCTACGGTCGCGAACAGCGGACGCGTTTTTCGACCGTTCAGCCGCTGCCGGGGAGCGGACAGAGGCTCGCGGTGAACGCGACTACCTCGTCGGTCTCGTTTCGCGCGCCGTGTACGCCGCCGCGCTCGTGGAGCACGACTCCCGGCGCGGCGACCGCCTCCGCCTCGTCGTCGCGGACGACCGTTACCTCGCCGTCGAGGACGTGGAAGACGTTCGTGCTGTCGGCGTGCTCGTGGGGGTCCAGTTCGGCGCCGGGGCCGAGCGCGAACAGTTTCACGAGCACGTCGTCGGCGACGACGAGCTCGGCGGTCTCGACGGCTCCGTCGCCGGGGTCGAGGTCGTCGAGCGCGTCCGCGAGGAGATCGAGTGCCATGTGGTGTCGTTTCGTTCGGACAGTAAAAGCGATCTGGAGCGCATAGTGGCGAAGCGCTCCGGGCGACGCCGCGCTCGCGAGGAGCCGTCTCGTTCGACGGCGTCGCGGCGTCGCCGCGGATCGGCGATCCGACCGCGGTCGACCCGGCGGGGTCGACCGTGGTCGTCGACCGTCCCGTCGTGCCTCTCTCACCCCTGGTCCGGGGGTACGGGGACCCCCAGTCGCGTGTGTCAGTCGTGCCGGCGCGTGGCCGGCGAGTTCCCAATCGCGCC
This genomic interval carries:
- a CDS encoding 30S ribosomal protein S8e; this translates as MKDQSGRRKRKRTGGRRRPSSNKKRHELGREPAETTVGEPRFRVIDSRGTNEKIRALSTDVAQVATGDETVEAEIENVEENPSNVNYVRRNIITKGAVIATSEGEARVTSRPGQTGQVNAVLVE
- the radB gene encoding DNA repair and recombination protein RadB, producing the protein MSEFLTTGSDAVDDLLGGGIERGVVTQLYGPPASGKTNLTLTAAVEVAAAGGSVLYIDTEDLSMTRFRDIAQARSDEPVEQVAGRLVVSEAMSFAEQGEAVKDASELADGVDLIVLDSATGFYRLERTEDSRGGESVREVARHVTHLLSLARKHDLAVVITNQVFTDPDADRDRPLGGNTLEHWTGVVLRLERFRGGNRRATLEKHRSQPAGESARFRITDTGVEDADER
- a CDS encoding methyl-accepting chemotaxis protein, whose translation is MTSGSERSIGARLVPDVIRRGIVRKFATVLFVLILATGGVGAYAVSSTTADLQENVRNDLTTVTASQADGLSEWLSERSTAVRMISEYQDVREGNTAALRPVFTTELRALPNDVHSIHYVDTEEETVLASSDSEIEGASLAEASLAWAPAVIPASADRTATSSVYRTNDGPMIGFVSAVPSAPDRAVVLVADTRTIGEGLSTPVEGGFVRVVDRNGIVVMADDSDAISQSYLGATGDSFQYALDGNDVVTEDAAVEDALNRDLVVSYARVPGTSWVMAVHVPADGAYAVADGVRQNILLLVATALAGFVVAGVLIAKPTGDALDDLSDRARALGAGDLDVSVSTSRVDEIGTLYGSFGDMRDDLSDRIEQARTERERAADAKAEAEALAESLERRASEYGDAMARCADGDLTVRLDEDADNDALEEIARAFNRMVDDLEDTVGTVRAFADETDDRAVAVAAGADQIEDASASVSRAMTDVADASDEQAERLDEVRGEMSGLSATVEEIAATAADVSSLSAEAADSADEAGDAAEDALEAFTAVADRTDRTADEVDRVADEMDEITEVVDLIDGIAEQTNLLALNASIEAARAGEEGDGFAVVADEVKALAEETSDATDEIAARIETLREASTAAADDMAATEEVVDDGVEVVEEALDAVETVGERIDDANDGVESIDAATDDQAATTEEVVTMAEEVAEIGERTSTDVDSAAASAEEQTAAVAEVSESAETLSDRVEELREVVARFDVSDDANAGAVSQAADDVGVAVEIGDDDAGDSDVAMADGDGFEYVADRRGSPGDD
- a CDS encoding cupin domain-containing protein encodes the protein MALDLLADALDDLDPGDGAVETAELVVADDVLVKLFALGPGAELDPHEHADSTNVFHVLDGEVTVVRDDEAEAVAAPGVVLHERGGVHGARNETDEVVAFTASLCPLPGSG